In the Candidatus Auribacterota bacterium genome, one interval contains:
- a CDS encoding lmo0937 family membrane protein: MLETLIVLLILLWFVGLLTSYTAGGLVHLLLVIAIVVIVIRVLQGRKVL, encoded by the coding sequence ATGCTCGAAACATTGATTGTCCTCTTGATCCTCCTCTGGTTTGTCGGTTTGCTTACCTCGTACACGGCGGGCGGGTTGGTTCACCTGCTGCTGGTCATCGCGATCGTGGTGATAGTGATTCGTGTCCTTCAAGGTCGAAAGGTCCTGTAG